The Amycolatopsis jiangsuensis nucleotide sequence AGGTCGCGGCCGTGATCGGCGCGGCGGGCGGGGGCCTGTTCGACTGGCTGCCGCTGCTGTTCGCGATCGGCATCGCGGTCGGGTTCGCGCGCAAGGGCGACGGTTCGACGGCGGTCGCCGCGGCCGTCGGCTGGGTCGTGTTCAACAAGGTGATCCAGGCGATCGCGCCCATCGACAGCCAGCAGGGCTACAAGCCGGCCTGGGAGGGCTCGCCGATCCACTGGCCCTACAGCGTGCTGACCGGCATCATCTCCGGCATCGTCGCCGCCCTGCTGTGGCAGCGTTACCACCGGATCAAGCTGCCGTCCTGGCTGGCGTTCTTCGGCGGCCGCCGGTTCGTGCCGATCATCACCGCGGTGACGATGATCGTGCTCGGCGTCCTCTTCGGGCTGGTGTTCAAGTACGTCGACCAGGCGATCAACTCCGCGGGCGAAGCGGTCGTCGGCTCCCCGGTGGTCGGTGGCGGCCTCTACGGCCTGCTCAACCGGCTGCTCATCCCGATCGGCCTGCACCAGCTGCTGAACGTGCCGGTGTGGTTCATCTTCAACGGCGGTGACATCCCGAACTTCCTGAACAACCACGTCCAGGGCTCGGGCATCTTCCAGTCCGGCTTCTTCCCGATCTTCATGTTCGCGCTGCCCGCCGCGGCGCTGGCGATCTGGCAGACCGCGCGGCCGGGCCAGAAGAAGATCGTCGGCAGCATCATGATCTCGGCGGCG carries:
- a CDS encoding PTS transporter subunit EIIC; protein product: MSATTAAGAKGKKGGGGLAGLQRFGRSLMLPIATLPAAGLLNRLGQDDIFGKDGLGWDKVAAVIGAAGGGLFDWLPLLFAIGIAVGFARKGDGSTAVAAAVGWVVFNKVIQAIAPIDSQQGYKPAWEGSPIHWPYSVLTGIISGIVAALLWQRYHRIKLPSWLAFFGGRRFVPIITAVTMIVLGVLFGLVFKYVDQAINSAGEAVVGSPVVGGGLYGLLNRLLIPIGLHQLLNVPVWFIFNGGDIPNFLNNHVQGSGIFQSGFFPIFMFALPAAALAIWQTARPGQKKIVGSIMISAALTSFITGVTEPIEFAFMFVAWPLYIFHAIMTGISLAVVNALGIHLGFSFSAGAIDFALNSSLDTAHKAWLLIPIGLVMAVIYYVVFRFVITKWNLRTPGREDDSVEADLERSAAK